Sequence from the Cryptococcus neoformans var. grubii H99 chromosome 3, complete sequence genome:
CTATCAAATTGGTCAGTGTACTGCGCTGCCACTTACTACAGCCAAACTCACTTCTGCCAAGTGGGCATGGCCTGGAAACCTGTAAGTAGACCAGCTTGGTCTGTCGCATCGGATCAAAAATATGAATTGGACAAATTCACACGAAAACTCACATCCCTGCAAACGAAAGGTCAGCATTTCTATCATATCGTCGAACAGAGACGATCTGACCTACATTGGTAGCGATTACAAGACAGAGACCCAGGCCATGTGCTACATTACGACGAAGACCTGCATCCTTGTACCAGATCGGGTTAGTGTTGTCTAAGGGAGATTACTTTGTCAGCTTTCAACCTCAGTGCGATGGTCCGAGAGAGATCCTAACGTACTTGGGACATCCTGCCATTTAACTTTGTTTGTCATTTCGTAGATGGTCTCTCGGCGAAGTTACTGAGGATTGGAGAACGTGTGTTGGAACAGGATCGTTAATGGGCAGCATCTCTTTAGCCCTTTATGTACTTAACAGAGTATCACAGGCGACTTTAGCCATATATGCAACTCACAACATTTTGATCGAAAGGATTAGGACCTTCCATAACAGTGCATCGGAATCTCGGGGAGCTGCCGAAAACATCTCTGAGGGCGATCTGGCCGATTGTGTAAGTTCGGGGATGTTCCGGGGTGTGAGGTGCATTTCTATGATTGGAACAGGGTGCAGCGAGGAGGTAAGACTGAGCCAAAACCCATGCAAGACCTTGAGAAATACGAAGTTGTTTCCCCCGGAAACGAAGGCTGCATATAAGGTGCCAGCTGTCAGTTGGCGAACTCATGGACGGGATCAAATGGCGTTAATTATTAACGTGTCTTTGCTTTTGGATACGAGCTGCCTGGGTTCAACTTCTGATGTACGTAATCGAATCCATCCGCGTTTTATCCAGATGGTTTGATCTCATAATCGAAATGATTATATACCTATGCCGTCGAATTGCGTCGAACACACCGCCGGCAAAGTGCATAAAAGCACGCGTCGGGACATGTCTCATGAAATTGACTCGACATCTACCTCATACGCTGAGTACTCGTCCTAGATGCTGGTATCGCTCCTTATTTTCTCATTGGAAGAGTACACTGTCGCCGTTCATATCCTGCTCATGCTCGCCCAGGTGATCTTTGCATCGGATACTGGTGGATAGAAGTTGTCTATGAGTAGCTTCTCGTCTTGAGTCAAGGCAACGGGAAAGACGACATCAGGGGACGGTCGAAGAGTCTGAGAGGGGGATTGATTTCACGCTGTCCGCTCTAGAAGAGCATGTCGAACGAGATCCCCGGAACGGACACATTGCCGATTAGTTCAAACGACCGATGAAGGGCTGGCGGGTGCTGTCATGATGTCTGTCTTTTGTTGTGAATCACTGGCTATCCAATGCAATGTTGACTGATGGTATAGGCTCAGTGTCGATTGCGTTTACACATCTGACTATCCTTTCTTATGGCGAGCACTTGGATGTTTCGCAACCTAACATATCAGATGGCACCTTTATCACGTACATATAAGCCGCTCGGGGATGGGATGGTCCGTCCATTGCAACCTTGCGGGTGAGACTAATTCCTTGACTATTGATGCAACGATTGTAAGGGCTAATTTGCAGCAGAGCGTCTGTTTGATCACAGATTTGATTGGAACAGCGGTCCTGCCTCAATTGAAGCAGCGATAGGTTTAGAGATGGTGGGAGCATGGTCAATCTGGTCCGTTGGCTCAAATTTTTGGTTCGTTGCGGGTTTGGGACTGGCTCAATGATTGCAGGTTCGCACTTCAAATCTCGCTTGAAAACTTGTCCAATTCGTCCTCAAGTGTGTCTACCCTCTCGAGTTCAGCATTGACCTGGTCTATTTCAAGTGAACCGGCCATGATTAGTTGGGTTGCAATGGGCTTTATTGCTTGCTATCTTCGGGGAAGGAAAACCTGTTGGAATGTAGCGGAAAGTGATCCAACTGGGGATGATTGGCGAAGAGGTTTTAGCGAGGTTTCAGGTCCCGAGGCACGGAGAGGAAGTTTTTCCATAGACATTTTATACATATATATTAAATGCTccgttccttctttctttcctcatgCAACGTAGAAACCTATTCGTGACAAAACCATCGCCTAACGGAGGATACTACGCGGCGGGAAACTTCTGGGGACGAGTGGCGATTCGATccgaaggggaagagatggcaAGAACTTGATGTTCAAGGGATTATGGAGGGTTTTGACTGATTCGGCAGCGATGCAGTGGATGGCGCGCAAGCGGCGGTCGGGGGCGGTACTTCAGCTGACAACGAGAGATTGGGCTGTGGCTGGATTCTGAAGGTCAAGTGTTTAATGAAAGCGAAGAACCATATGAAGTTACCTTATCAAATGCAGACATGGCGTTATATGGTGCCAAATGGTATATTGTACGATGTCACACAAATGTTATTAACGCACGAACCCATCGAAGCCTTAAGGGCCTTGTGGTGAACATTTTAAAAGATTCATTCATCTGTGCTATTTGATATCAGAAACGCTGACTACCGTCCCGAACATATCCGCCAGTTCACTTAGAACTATGTCCACCAATACAGACGCCTTGGCACCTGGGATGTCACGATCTCCAATAGCTTCGCGAGGGAGGATTACATCATACCCTTTCTCCGCAGCTTGACGGGCCGTAGTGCTCACGCATACATGGGCCATGTACCCAACCAAGACCAGCTTATTTCGCCCGGCCTTTTCGATCAAGTCGCTGAGATTCGTGTCGGTGAAAGACCCGGGATGATGCTTGACCACAACCGATTCATCAGAGACGGGCTTGAGCTCTTCAAATTCATCCGCGAGAGGGGTGCCAGGAGTAAAGAGAGGAGCCCCGGCAGGAACCTCGTGCACGACATGGACAATCGGAGCGGAGGATTTGCGATAATGTTCTAGGAGTGCCTTGATGGCTTTACGTGTGGAGTCAATCTCGGCAGTCTTCAAAATACCATCCGCGTACCTACGAAATAAGCGCTGAACGTGGGGAGCAGGACTCACTCATTCTGCGCGTCAATGATCACAAGCACACTGTCATCCGTCGACGCACTGCTTGGCGTTATGCCGAGGTGCTGTCTAAATGTTTTGGACATGGCAACAGAGTGGAACAGTGACTATGTTATTATTACTGCTTGGATAGGATTTGTACGAACAGGTTTGATCGTGGAATCATGGTATAAGAACAACCAATGTACAATGGGTATATATATGAAACTTCAACCACCTTAACAGGCTCTCCAGCTGACTAAGCAGCCGTTGCTTACGTATCGCGTCTGTCTCTTGCTTGATAATCCTCAAGGGTGAATGACTAATAACAGAATAGGCTCCGTAAGTATGACAACACAGGGCTCTCGCTTGATCGGCAACTCCCCGAGGTCTGTCGAGGAGATTATTCATCGAGATAAGTGTGGTAGAGCCGATGATTGAATAATAATAACGACGGAACCAAATGGACGGAAGTAAACTGGGGAGTTAAACGCGTCTGTAACTCTTGGGTTAATTACGTCGAATCGTCTGAAATTGAAGCAGCTAGCTTGGTGTAACTCCGGTTAATTTCCCCACTGCTGCCATCCCCTTACGACAACGACGAAGACTTACCATCGACAAGTAGTCATTATAGCTAATATTGCACAGGCCATAGTCAATTCCAATCCCTCTGTATCTATATCTCTACTATGGCTCATCGCCAAGGTTTCATTTCCAGGCTTAATAAATCTTCGTTAATGGCGAATGAATGATGTATTAGGCATCAGTGAGTCTTTATCGAAGGTCGCCGTGCTATTCATTTCAGAGCGGCAATGAGACCTTTTTCGATAGTAGCGACAACATTTACCTTGTCTATTGGGAAATCCACACAGTATGTCGTCCCAAGCTTGTAT
This genomic interval carries:
- a CDS encoding isochorismatase hydrolase — translated: MSKTFRQHLGITPSSASTDDSVLVIIDAQNEYADGILKTAEIDSTRKAIKALLEHYRKSSAPIVHVVHEVPAGAPLFTPGTPLADEFEELKPVSDESVVVKHHPGSFTDTNLSDLIEKAGRNKLVLVGYMAHVCVSTTARQAAEKGYDVILPREAIGDRDIPGAKASVLVDIVLSELADMFGTVVSVSDIK